In Paeniglutamicibacter kerguelensis, one genomic interval encodes:
- a CDS encoding S53 family peptidase: protein MNSHSSHSSHASPAGDPPDRVPLPGSERGPAPDRSAAARPGVRTIDEEQVEISVYLRRSRPVPEDKLPGGPQKGARPASHGASAKDIDLVTTTLTELGAVVVDANPATRCLRVAGTAGLLAEIFGTRLERVTSVAPNREAVTHRQRTGGLSVPAALDGVVTAVLGLDDRPAARPHFHVAPKAAAGVSYTPLDLARIYKFPADTDGTGQVIAIIELGGGFVQADLDVYFADLGIEGPTVIAIGVDGAANAPGSDPKGADGEVMLDIEVAGALAPRAALKVYFAPNTDAGFVDAVARAAHDTPTPASISISWGQNEDEWTAQARAEMDNAFVDATLLGATATAAAGDNGSADAASDGKNHADFPASSPHALACGGTRLMADPATGKVRSETVWNHSAKSATGGGVSDAFPLPPWQQQVTVSSGAEPSAVPGGRGVPDVAAVADPRTGYRVRVDGKDVVFGGTSAVSPLWAALLARLAQQQGHGFGLLQPAIYARVEAGLAASGFRDIKRGNNGTYRATAGWDACTGLGVPDGLALQAAIVIAIH from the coding sequence ATGAACAGCCATTCCAGCCATTCAAGCCACGCCAGTCCTGCCGGGGATCCCCCGGACCGCGTTCCGCTGCCCGGCAGCGAGCGTGGACCCGCCCCGGACAGGTCCGCGGCCGCCAGGCCCGGGGTCCGCACGATCGATGAGGAACAGGTGGAAATCAGTGTCTACCTGCGCCGCAGCCGCCCAGTGCCGGAGGACAAGCTTCCCGGCGGACCGCAGAAGGGGGCCCGGCCGGCGTCCCACGGCGCCAGCGCCAAGGACATCGACCTTGTCACCACGACCCTCACCGAGCTCGGTGCCGTCGTCGTCGACGCCAATCCGGCAACACGGTGCCTGCGGGTCGCCGGAACCGCGGGGCTGCTGGCCGAGATCTTCGGAACCCGGCTCGAACGGGTGACAAGCGTGGCACCCAACCGGGAAGCCGTCACGCACCGCCAGCGCACGGGCGGGTTGAGCGTGCCGGCGGCCCTGGACGGGGTGGTCACGGCCGTGCTGGGCCTGGATGACAGGCCGGCCGCGCGGCCCCACTTTCACGTCGCACCCAAAGCCGCCGCCGGCGTAAGCTACACGCCCTTGGATCTGGCCCGAATCTACAAGTTCCCCGCCGACACCGATGGAACCGGCCAGGTCATTGCCATCATCGAACTAGGCGGCGGCTTCGTCCAGGCCGATCTCGACGTGTACTTCGCGGATCTGGGCATCGAGGGTCCCACGGTGATCGCCATCGGTGTCGACGGGGCGGCCAATGCGCCCGGCTCCGATCCGAAGGGGGCCGACGGCGAGGTCATGCTGGACATCGAGGTGGCCGGTGCGCTGGCGCCCCGGGCCGCACTCAAGGTCTATTTCGCACCCAACACCGACGCCGGGTTCGTCGACGCAGTCGCCCGGGCCGCCCATGACACTCCGACGCCCGCCTCGATCAGCATCAGCTGGGGCCAAAACGAGGACGAATGGACGGCCCAAGCACGCGCGGAGATGGACAATGCCTTTGTTGACGCCACGCTGCTCGGGGCGACGGCCACTGCCGCGGCAGGCGACAACGGCAGCGCCGACGCCGCCTCCGACGGCAAGAACCATGCAGACTTCCCGGCCTCCAGCCCGCACGCCTTGGCCTGCGGCGGCACCCGCCTGATGGCCGATCCGGCAACGGGCAAGGTCCGCTCCGAAACCGTGTGGAACCATTCCGCGAAATCCGCCACCGGCGGCGGGGTCAGCGACGCATTTCCGCTCCCGCCATGGCAACAACAGGTCACCGTCAGTTCCGGCGCCGAGCCGTCCGCCGTCCCCGGAGGGCGGGGCGTGCCTGATGTCGCGGCAGTCGCCGACCCCCGAACGGGCTACAGGGTCAGGGTCGACGGCAAGGACGTGGTATTTGGCGGCACCAGCGCCGTTTCCCCCTTGTGGGCCGCGTTGCTTGCCAGGCTGGCCCAGCAGCAGGGGCACGGGTTCGGATTGCTGCAACCGGCCATCTACGCACGGGTGGAGGCCGGCCTCGCGGCAAGCGGGTTCCGCGACATCAAACGGGGAAACAACGGGACGTACCGGGCAACCGCCGGTTGGGATGCCTGCACCGGTCTCGGCGTGCCTGACGGACTGGCCCTGCAAGCCGCCATCGTGATCGCTATCCATTGA
- a CDS encoding MFS transporter, with protein sequence MTEVNNSPAPWSMEGLTKMLQEKFQLGGNVAIRRSRDLANPRYKWIVLSNTTLGMLMATINASILLIALPDIFRGVGINPLAPRNTSLLLWLIMGYMVVTAVLVVSFGRLGDIYGRVKMYNAGFAIFTLFSILLAVTWMQGVPAVYWMIIMRVLQGVGGALLMANSNAIITDAFDVDQRGLALGLNQVAGIAGSFLGLIIGGLLGPVDWRLVFLVSVPVGLFGTIWAYLRLHDNGIRQPAKLDWWGNITFAAGLIAVLVGITYGIQPYGVHTMGWTDPWVLTALVGGVIVLGIFIIVENRVAELMFEISLFRIRAFTAGNLASLLSGIGRGGLMFILIIWLQGIWLPRHGYGFAETPLWAGIYMLPLTAGFLVAGPVSGAISDRRGARLLATGGMVVAALSFWWLLLLPVEFEYWSFVLALLANGIGMGLFAAPNRAGIMNSLPPNRRGVGGGMSTTFQNSAMVLFIGIFFSLMITGLARSLPSTLTEGLVTHGVGAVDAGRVAGLPPVSVLFASLLGYNPVQTLLGPAALAHLSPADAAYLTGRGFFPALISGPFADGLTVAFGFAIVASLVAAVASALRGGKYVYDEGTSGGGLPEEDASGADDTATPMPHTTAQASDPLTRGTDGPEMDTGGPAPCRRAALKKRSHHRAEPSWFRPPNRCSIQLPRPS encoded by the coding sequence TTGACAGAGGTAAACAATTCCCCTGCCCCGTGGTCCATGGAGGGGCTGACAAAAATGCTTCAGGAAAAGTTCCAGCTTGGCGGCAACGTGGCAATCCGGCGGTCCCGCGACCTGGCCAATCCCCGCTACAAGTGGATCGTTCTGTCAAACACCACCCTGGGCATGCTCATGGCCACGATCAACGCATCGATCCTGCTGATCGCCCTGCCCGACATCTTCCGCGGCGTGGGCATCAATCCCTTGGCCCCGCGAAACACCAGCCTGTTGCTGTGGCTGATCATGGGCTACATGGTTGTCACGGCCGTGCTGGTGGTCAGCTTTGGCCGGCTGGGCGACATATACGGCCGGGTGAAGATGTACAACGCCGGCTTTGCCATTTTCACGCTGTTTTCAATCCTGCTTGCGGTGACGTGGATGCAGGGCGTCCCGGCCGTGTACTGGATGATCATCATGCGAGTCCTCCAGGGAGTGGGCGGTGCCCTGCTGATGGCCAATTCCAATGCCATCATCACCGACGCGTTCGACGTCGACCAGCGGGGCCTGGCCCTTGGACTGAACCAAGTGGCCGGCATCGCCGGATCGTTCCTGGGACTGATCATCGGCGGGCTGCTGGGCCCGGTCGATTGGCGGCTCGTGTTCCTGGTCTCGGTGCCCGTGGGGCTTTTCGGCACGATCTGGGCCTACCTGAGGCTGCATGACAACGGCATCCGGCAGCCGGCGAAGCTCGACTGGTGGGGAAACATCACGTTTGCGGCGGGACTGATCGCGGTCTTGGTCGGCATCACCTACGGCATCCAGCCATATGGCGTCCACACCATGGGGTGGACCGACCCCTGGGTGCTGACGGCGCTGGTCGGCGGCGTGATCGTGCTGGGCATCTTCATCATCGTGGAAAACCGGGTTGCCGAGCTGATGTTCGAGATCTCCCTGTTCCGCATCCGCGCGTTCACGGCCGGAAACCTGGCCAGCCTGCTCTCCGGCATCGGCCGGGGCGGGCTGATGTTCATCCTGATCATCTGGCTGCAGGGCATCTGGCTCCCCCGGCACGGCTACGGCTTTGCCGAGACGCCCTTGTGGGCCGGCATCTACATGCTGCCGCTGACTGCTGGCTTCCTGGTGGCGGGGCCGGTCTCCGGTGCGATCTCCGACCGGCGCGGGGCCAGGCTGCTGGCCACCGGCGGCATGGTTGTCGCGGCCCTGAGCTTCTGGTGGCTGCTCCTGCTGCCGGTGGAATTCGAGTACTGGAGCTTTGTGCTGGCCCTGCTGGCCAACGGTATCGGCATGGGTCTGTTCGCCGCGCCGAACCGCGCCGGCATCATGAACAGCCTGCCGCCCAACCGCCGCGGCGTGGGCGGGGGCATGAGCACGACTTTCCAGAACTCCGCCATGGTCCTGTTCATCGGCATCTTCTTTTCCCTCATGATCACGGGACTGGCCCGCTCCCTCCCGTCCACGCTGACCGAGGGGCTCGTCACCCACGGTGTCGGCGCCGTGGACGCCGGAAGGGTTGCCGGCCTGCCGCCGGTGTCCGTCCTGTTCGCGTCCCTGCTGGGCTACAACCCGGTGCAGACGCTCTTGGGGCCCGCCGCCCTGGCGCACCTTTCACCCGCCGACGCCGCCTACCTCACCGGCCGGGGATTCTTCCCCGCCCTGATCTCGGGCCCGTTCGCCGACGGACTCACCGTGGCCTTCGGCTTTGCGATCGTCGCCAGCCTGGTGGCAGCCGTGGCCTCGGCACTGCGCGGCGGCAAGTACGTCTACGACGAAGGCACTTCCGGCGGAGGCCTTCCGGAAGAGGACGCTTCGGGCGCGGATGACACCGCAACGCCGATGCCCCACACGACGGCACAGGCCTCGGACCCCTTGACCCGTGGAACGGATGGTCCTGAAATGGACACGGGCGGCCCCGCCCCATGCCGGCGGGCGGCCTTGAAGAAAAGGTCGCACCACCGTGCGGAGCCGTCATGGTTCCGGCCGCCGAACCGTTGCAGCATCCAGCTACCCCGCCCATCGTGA